Part of the Nitrosophilus alvini genome, TCATAGAAGGGGCGGCTTTGAGACTTAGACCTAAACTTATGACTGTTTTTGCTCTCATTGCCGGTCTTATACCCATAATGTTTGCACATGGTGTAGGATCAGAAGTCATGCAAAGAATTGCAGCTCCCATGATAGGAGGACTTGTCAGCTCATCAGTTTTGACGCTTTTGATTGTTCCTGTATTTTATTATATGGTTTTTAGAGACAAAAAAGAAGGGATATAAACCTCTCTTATCTTCTATGAACGGCAATATTTATTTAAAGAGCTCAATTGCAGAGTTCCTTTTCAATAACCGGAAGCAGTCTTTTTTCAATATCATTCAAAGTCTCTTCGAAAGCCGCTATCTCTTTTCCGTCCGGGTCTTCGAAACCTATATGTATAGTTTTTGCATTTCTGGAAAAAACAGGACAGGTCTCCTTTGCATTGTCACAAACGGTAATAACAAGATCAAATGGTATCTCTTCTATCTCTTCTATCGGTTTTGAGCGGTATTCGTCCTCCCAAATACCCTTTTTTTGCAAGAGCTTTTTTGCATTTGGGTTTACTTTTCCGCTCGGATTTACTCCGGAACTGTAAGCTTTGACACACCCCTTTAGTTTTGCGTTTATCAGAGCTTCCGCCATAATGGATCGGCAACTGTTACCTGTACAGAGAATCAAAACATTTTTCATAGCTCACATTTTCCCTTTTCTGTTTTTTTCAATAAAGGAAGCTCGATATCCAAACAGCGAATCTCTTCGAGAGCTTCTTTTCTAAATCTATCCAATGGCGATCTTATGGAATAAAATGCCCATGTCCCTTTTCTTTCCACTTTTAGAAAGCCTGCCTCTTTTAAAATTTTAAGATGTCTGGAAAGTCTTGACTGAAGCATTGCAAAAGACTCCTGCAGATCACAGACACAAAGAGGGCCGTGCTTGTCCAGAAATCTTAAAATTTTTACTCTAGTTTCGTCATTCAGCGCAGAAATCGTTTTTAAAAAAATATCCACAGTTACTCCTATGGGTAAAAAACCTTTGTTATTGATTCTATTATTATACTCACATCGTTGTAATATATCAAGATATCTTGATATATAAAAATAGATATGTTATAGTTCGCTTTTCAAAAACTAAAGGATAGTTATGATACTTGCCGTTTCTATATTTGCAATAACACTTATTTTTATTATATGGCAACCCAAAGGACTTAAAATCGGAACAACTGCGGTTTTAGGCGCAGTTGCTGCAATACTACTTGGGGTCGTAAGCTGGCAGGATGTATTGGCTGTAACATCCATAGTTTGGGATGCAACTCTGGCATTTATCGGAATTATCCTTTTGTCTATGGTTTTGGATGAAATAGGCTTTTTTGAGTGGGCAGCTCTTAAGATGGCAAAGCTCAGCCGTGGCAGCGGAAATCTCATGTTTGTATATACTCTTCTTTTAGGTGCCGTTGTTGCCGCATTTTTTGCAAATGACGGAGCGGCTCTCATACTGACCCCGATACTTCTTGCCAAAATGAAATATCTTAAAATGGATCCAAAAGCGATTTTCGCATTTTTGATGGCAGGAGGATTTATAGGAGACAGCGCATCAAATCCACTGATAATTTCAAACCTTACAAATATAGTAACTGCAAACTATTTCGGTATAGGCTTCTGGGAATATGCAAAAGAGATGTTTTTGCCCAATCTGCTTAGTATAACAGCTTCGATTGCCATTTTGTGGCTATTTTTCAGAAAATCTATTCCAAAAAGGGTAGAAGTTGACAATCTGGCTGAACCAAAATCTGCAATAAAAAACATGACTATGTTTTATCTAAGCTGGGTTTTTCTGGCACTTCTGCTTACGGGATATTTTATAGGCGATATATACGACCTTCCAATATCTTTGTTTGCTCTTGGAGGAGCATTGGTCTTCTTGTGGATAGCGTCCCATTTCAAAGCTGCAAAACCGATAATGACGGTAAAAGCCGCTCCCTGGCAGGTTGTATGGTTCAGCATAGGCCTTTATGTAGTTGTATATGGATTAAAAAACGCAGGGTTTACATCACATCTTGCAACAATTATAGAGAGTCTCGCAAGAGAGGGCAAAGAGGCTGCAGTTATAGGAACCGGCTTTTTGTCTGCTGTTCTCAGTTCCGTAATGAACAATATGCCTACTATCATGATAATGGATATTGCAATAGACCAGGCTGGCCATGAAGAGTTGGCTTACGCAAATATTCTTGGCTCAAACCTCGGACCCAAAATGACACCTATAGGCTCTCTTGCCACATTACTGTGGCTACATGTTCTGGAGAGAAAGGGGGTTAAAATAGGGTGGGGAGAGTATATGAAAGTAGGGGTACTTATAACGCCGCCTGTTCTCTTTTTTGCACTGCTGGGGTTGCTGTAGAGCACACCTAGTATGCTCCACCCCCTTTAAACTCCTCTATTTCCATCTCAACCATTTTGTCTATAAGTATTTTATAAAGCTCTGTAACCATATTGGGTGAAATTCCGAGAGTTGCCGCAAGATGACTGACATGATCCAAAACCTCTTCGACCCGTTCATCACTTTTTATCTCATCAACCGATTTTTTGAATTTTGCTGCCTCTTTTATATATCCGCTTCTTTTTGCAAGAAGCTTTACTATCTCTTCGTCTACATCATCAACGGCTTTTCTTACCTCTTCAAGCGAACTGAATTTCCTCATCATCTTCTCCTATATTAAATAATATTACTCTATATCATCCATTATACTGGCTGCTTTATAGAGTTTGTCCCTGTCAAAATGTGTATATATCCTTGACGTATCAAGACTAGCATGCCCTAGAGCCTCCTGTACCAAAACCAGATCCTTGCTTTTGCGATAGAGCAGGGTAGCAAAGCTGTGGCGTAGCATATGAGCTCCGTTTTTCTCTTTTCTGATACCTGCACTCATCAAAATTTTTTCAACAATTCGGCTGATATATGCCTGGGTAAGGGTAGTGCCCTTTTTATTGCAAAATAGCAGTTCATTTTCGCAATTTCTAAGACTCAGCCACTCCTGCAGATCACTTTTTATATGTTTTGATTTTATCATAACAACTCTGTGTTTGTTTCCTTTTCCCAAAATCTTAATAAGATATATATCTTTTTCAGGGATTATATCTTTTATTCTCAGTCCTATGGCTTCTCCTACACGAATACCTGTATAGAGTATAATTTTTATAATAAGTCTGTTTCTTGCAGCAACATCGCTTCTGAACGGGTAGGTTTCAATTGCTTCCAGAAACTTTGAAATCTCATCTTCTGTCAGGTATTCCGGGAGTTTTTGCCCCGATTTTCCCTTCAGACCACCCCAGTTTTTCAGCTCTATTCTGTATACATGGGCATTTCCGCTGTCATCAAGATTTTGTTTGTCTATATACGCAAAAAAATTTATCATAGCTATACGATGATTTTTCTTTGTGGCATCAGAAAGGCCTCCCGTTTCGCTTGTAAGAAAATCTACAATCATCTCTTCGTCTATCTCTTTCATAGATGCCGGACCCATCATAATAAGATATCTGTAAAGTTTTTCAAGTGGCTTGAAATAGGTATTTATACCGATAAGCCCTGCATTTCTTGCCTCTTTTACCAAATCGGCCAGTTCTTCAATGGAGTCGGTTCCAAGTGTCAATTTTTTTATAACATATGCCAGGCGATCTTTGTCTTTTACCTGTCTGTTGGAAAGCGAATTTAGTTTATGCCTTATAAATCTCTCCATCCAAAACAGCAAAGTATCTTCAAATCTATCTTTGAAATCTATCGGATAATGCATCGTAAGCCTTTTCTCTTTTAGTATTGAAAACTATAATTTTCAAACTATATTTTATCGCAATATCATTAATGCACTCTTATATGCTTTATCCGTTAGAAAAAAAATCAAAATGAAAGAAAAAACCGCAAACATTAACATGTGTTCACCCTGATAATCTATCATATGAACATGTGTTAACATATTCCTAAATACATATGAACAGCCGTTAATTTATATCTATTTGACATATGAACAACTGTTAGGTAAAATAACACAAAAGGAGTCTATATGTCCGAAAACATGGGAACTGTAAAGAGTGAGCGAGGGAAAAATACAAAAGAAAAGATACTCAAAGCAGCACAGGAACTTATTGCGGAGCATGGCTATAAGGGTGCGTCAATCAGAAAGATAGCAAAGGCCGTAGGAATAAGAGAAAGTGCTATTTATAACCATTTTAAAAACAAAGAAGAGATATTTCAAACTATTATGAAGGAGCTCTTCTCTACCCCTTTTTCAAACTTTTTTGAAAGAAAACCTGTCTCGGAACACGCCCTTAAAGGCAAGAAATTCCTGTATGAATATGCAGCATCAATAAAGCTTGTATCCTTTGACAAAACAAATGAAAAGATGTTTAGAATCATTTTGATAGAACTGATGCAAAACAGAGATGTAAGAGAATCATTTTTAAAGTATTTTTATGAAGACAATATCAAAAAATTGGCCGAAGCATTTTTTGTAATGATGCAAAACTCGCTCATTCGCTCATCAGATCCTATGCTTATGGCACAGGAGTTTTTTGCACCTATTTTTTACTACAGAATACATATAACCCTTTTGAGGCTCGACGAAAAGCCAACTACAACACTTTCTACCATGTTCGAAAAGCACGTTGATTTTTTCTGGGAGTCCGTTTCTATAGACTAATATTTTTTAATATCAATCTATTATCTTTGTCAAATTCATAAACGTCAAAATCATTTGCAAGAAAAAGATTGCCTCTGTAAAACATTCTTGCTTCATTATATATCTCTTTAATCGTATGGGAGTTTTTATCATGCGACTCTGTAAAACGTGAACTAAAATGTGTCAGAATAAGATTCTTTGTTTTAGACTTGTTAGCTGCAATTGCAACTGATTTTGCAGTTGAATGCATTACTTTTATTTTGATTTTTTTGTAAACCTCTTCGGTGTATGTAGCTTCATGTACAAAAACATCGCAACCGGTTTTTTCCAGATACGGAACGACAATATCCGGTCTATCGTTGTCGCCGGCTATCAAAAGTACCCTTCCCTTTATTCTCTCTTCTACAAAATCTCTTCCAAAAAACTCTCTGCCATCTTCTAGAACTACTTTTTCTCCTCTTTTCAGTTTTGCATACAGATGCCCTTCCGGAATTCCAAGCTCTTTCGCCTTTTGGATATTGAAACGCCCCGGTTTGTCAAACTCTTTTAAAAGATAAGCATAGCTTGTTATAGTGTGTGAGAGCTTTATGGTATATACATCAAAATTTTCTATTTGTATATGCTCATTTTCTTCGACCTCTTTGATATTTATGTCAAATGATAGATTAAGCTGCGATACGTCAAATATCGTTTCAAGAAATTTTTTTACTCCCTTTGGACCGTAAATAGCAAGATGACCTGCGCCGCTCTGCATGGATCTGGTGGCAAGCAAGCCGGGAAGTCCGTATAAATGGTCTCCGTGCAGATGCGTTATGAATACGGTTTTGAGTTTGGCAATTGAAAGCAGAGGCATTCTTAAAATCTGGTGCTGTGTAGCTTCTCCACAGTCAAAAAGGATCCATTCTCTTGTCTGAAAAGGTTTTATTGCAAGAGCTGATACATTTCTGTTCAGTGTAGGCTTTCCCGCACTCGTTCCCAAAAATATCAGCTGCATGTTCTGCTCCTTGCAGCAATAGATGCTACCGGTACATGTTTTCCATCTTCTCTAACAATCTCCTTTTCTTCATAGTATATAATATGAAAATCATAAAAAAGCCCCAGAAGCTCGTTGACTCTTAAAAGATACTCTTCTTTAAAAGGTTTTATGTTTTCTGAAAGCAAAAATGTTTCATATATCACCACTCCACCAGGTTTAAGCCCCTCTTTTATAAACGGAAAAAGCCTTCTGTTAAGATAGTATGAGCATACTATCAGGTCGTAGCTTTTTTTTGGTATTTCATATTCGTCCAAATCCGCAACTATTGTATTTATATTTTCTGTTTTAGAAAGCTTTTCTAAAGCAACATCCGAGATATCAACCGCATCTACCAAAAAACCTACTTTAGCCAGGAATTTTGCATTTCTTCCGAATCCACAAGCTATATCAAGAGCTTTATTACCGGATGATAGATGATAAAACTTTTTTAATGTCTCAATCGCCTCTTCGCTTACGGGAGGATTTTTTAAATACTTTTCATTCCATCTTGTTTTGTCATTTATCATCAGAGACCCTTTCAAGCATTTCAAGAAGTTCTTTATAGTTCTCAACTCCTCTGAAACTCTTTTCAAGCCTCCATCTCAGAACAAACTCGCATATATCTTTTATCGCTGAAAGCCCTAGTTTTTCCGCTCTGCCGAAATATTTTATATTTATATTTTTCATCTTTTTTCTGTTATCTTCATCAACACTCATTATTCCTATTATTTGGGCATACTTGCCCTCTTTTACCTCTCCCAGACTCTCATTATTCAAAGAGATGCCTCCAAGATTCATCGCTTTAAATTCAAAAATCGAATCAAAATCATCAATCTTTTCATCTATGCAGAGCTTTTTATAGAGTTTTTTCAAAGTTTTCAAATTTTCTCTTCTAAGAAGCTCGAAACTCGCTATTTTTTCCGTTAGTTTTTTTAATCTCTCCAGTCTGTCTTCCATAATTCTCTCCCGGACTATTTATATTAGATAATATAATAACTATCTTTAAACAGAATTTAGTATAATTACATCACTTATTGATAAAGGTATCAAATGGATTATCTTGAAATCGAAGGCGGAAGAAAACTCAAAGGAAGTGTTAAGATATCCGGAGCAAAAAATGCTGCTCTACCCCTTATAGCATCAACTATATTGGCAAAAAACAGAGTCTCTATGACTAACATCCCTAATGTTGCCGATATCAGAACACTGCTTCAACTTCTTAAAATTTTAGGCGCACAGTTTGAACTGAATAATAGTGATCTTAATATAGATACATCAGGAGTTTCAAGTACAACTGCAATTTACGATATAGTCAGAACTATGAGAGCATCCATTCTTGTACTGGGTCCCCTGCTCTCTCGCTTCGGTCACTGCGAGGTAAGCCTTCCGGGAGGATGTGCAATAGGACAAAGACCTATTGATCTACATTTAAAAGCACTTGAACAGATGGGTGCAAACATTGAGATAAAAAACGGATATGTTATTGCAAAAGCAAAAAACGGCTTAAGAGGCGCTCATATTATATTTGACAAAATAACTGTAACAGGAACAGAAAACGTAATAATGGCTGCTGCTCTGGCAAAAGGCAAAACGACAATAGTCAATGCCGCAAAAGAGCCTGAGGTTGTCCAGCTTTGCGAAGTGTTAAAGTCCGCCGGAGTTGAAATAGAAGGAATAGGCAGTGATGAGATTGCTGTTGTGGGGAGCGAACGTGAACTTCTTGAGTTTAAACCTGTTGATGTTATTCCTGACAGGATAGAAGCCGGAACATATCTTTGTGCCGGAGCCATAACAAACTCTGAGATAACAGTTGAGAACGTGATAGAGAGCCATCTTGATGCTGTTATCACAAAACTTAATCAGATGGGTTTTGAAACGGAGACAAAAAACAGATCCATAACTATAAAACCGGCTGCAAAAATATATCCTGTTGAGATTGTAACATCAGAGTACCCAGGTTTTCCAACCGATATGCAGGCTCAGTTTTTGGCTCTTGCGCTTAAAGCGGAAGGTACATCGATTATAGAGGAGAGACTTTTTGAAAACAGATTTATGCATGTGAGCGAGCTTATGAGGTTCGGTGCCGTAATTCACCTGAAAGGAAATATTGCAACTGTAAACGGTCCGGCGAAACTCTACGGCGCAGACGTTATGGCAACTGACCTTAGAGCAAGCAGTGCACTTGTTTTAGCCGGTCTGACTGCAAAAGGAAAAACTAAAGTTCATAGAATTTATCATCTTGACAGAGGATATTCAAAACTTGAAGAAAAATTAAACGCTCTTGGAGCTTCTATAAAACGTCTCAAAGAGTAGGCAATACCCTACTCTTCAAAAATAATAATTTCGTAACTATCTCTTTTTTTAACCATAGAACGATTTTTCGGTATCTGACCGTTTGCAGCCTGATAATTTGCAAGTTCATCTTTAAGCTCTTCTATCTCTCTTTCCATCTCTTCCATCTGTTCCTTGAGCCTTAGAATAATATCTACACCTGCAAGATTTACGCCCAATTCTCTTGTCAAACGAAGAATCATTTTAATTCTGTCTATATCTCTTTGAGAATAAAGCCTCATCTTACCTTCTGTTCTTGAAGGTTTTACAAGTCCTTCTCTTTCATACTGTCTGAGTGTCTGCGGATGTATTTTCAAAACTTTTGCAACTACGCTTATCAGAAATACCGGTTCATCATATCCATGCATTATTCACCTCCTGGAAGCCTCTCTTCCATCATTTTCCTAAGTTCGGGATCAAGTTCTTCTACTTTAGGTAAAATTATATTTGCTCTTAGGTAAAGATCTCCTTTTATACCGGTTTTACGATTTAAAACTCCCAGTCCTTTTACTCTGAATTTCTGTCCGCACTTTGTATTTTGAGGTACTTTCAAAGTTATCTCTTTTTCCAAAGTCTGAACCTTTACTTTTCCACCGAACATAGCGGTTTTAAGAGGAATATCTATATCTTTGTAAAGATTATAACCTACCCTTTCGTATTCGGGACTCGGAGCAACCTCCACTTTTAAAAGAAGATCTCCTCTTTTTCCGTTATAGCTTTTTCCTTTTCCCCTGATTCTTAAAGTTTCACCTGTCTTTACACCGGGTGGTATTCTTATATCAAAAGTTTCTCCGTTGATTGTTATGCTGTGTGTTCCACCCAATACCGCAGTATTGAATGGTATGGTTATTTTTGCGTGGATATCGAGATCTGGCATTGCATACTCTTCAAACCCGAAGCCGCCAAATCCTCCAAATCCGCCGCCTCTTCCACTCTCAAATCTGAAACCGCCGCCGAAAATATTTCTGAGTATCTCATCAAGATCCACATTTTGATGAAACTGCTGCTGTGCAAAATCATGAAAATTCTGTCCACCGAACATCGCATCACCATACTGGTCATACTGTTTTCTCTTTTCTGGATCACTTAAAATCTCATATGCAGCATTTATCTCTTTAAATTTCTCTTCTGCATCGGGATCTTTGTTGATATCGGGATGATACTTCCTTGCTAATTTTCTATACGCTTTTTTTATCTCATCGGCACTTGCATCAGGACTGATACCCAATGTCTCATACAAACTTTTGCTCAATTTGTGCCTCCTAATTTATATTGTCTTACCGGGATAATGTTTATAGCTATTATAGCATAAAAGTTTAGTCAAAATCAATCAATTTATATACTATTATATTGTAGAGTTTAGAAGTAAGAGGAGTTAATACTATAAAGGTTTGTTGTAAAAATAGACCCAGGAACTATATACTTTTCCATTAAAACCTAAAACTCTTGCTTTGACTCTTCTATATTCGTACTTTCGAATATTGTACTTTGAAGCCTCTTCATACTTATCCAGAAGTTTTAGAAGTTTTTTAGCTTTTTCTATCTTATATATCTCTCCAACTACTTTATCTTTCTGATAAACAGAAGGTAGAAGACCGGGATACCAGGATATCTGAACTATTTTACCCTTTATGCTCCCTTTTGTTACAAATTTTGCAAAAGAACGAAGTTTTTTTGCGTAATAGTTTTTATATTCACTTTTAAGTGTTCCATAAACGAAGATATATTCACTCTTTTGCATTTCTATTTTATAGTTTTATCATAAAGAATATAACTATTTTCACTGTAGACTACTTCTATCTCTACCTGTTTTTTTGGCAATATACATTAATTCATCAGACTTTCTTATAAGTTCTTTAACATTTTTTTCTTTTTCATATTGAGCTATACCGGCACTGAAGGAGTAAACAATATTTTGGTTTGTAACTTCAACTCCATTTTTTTGTTTTAAAGTATTACGGATTCTTTCAACTACGAGATAGGCATCTTTTTTTGAGGTAAAAGGCATGAGAATTAAAAACTCTTCTCCGCCGTAACGAAAAAGAAAATCACTCTCTCTAAGATTAGAGTGTAAAAGACGGGCAAAATCTTTTAATATAATATCCCCTACATCATGTCCATATATATCGTTTATGTCTTTGAAATGATCAAGATCAAGCATAACAGCACTCAACGGATATCCGTGCCTTTTAGCTTTATTAAACTCTTTTTGTGCAATTTCATCAAGATAATAACGATTATAAAGTCCGGTCAGTCCGTCTGTAATTGTTTTATGCAAAAGTTCGTTGCGCTCTTTTTGCATACGGTAATATCCAATCTCTTTCATTAGCATTATAGAAAAAAGTTTTCTAAAGTTCTTGAGGATTTCAATGTCTTCAGTATCTATAATCTCATCTTCGGCAAAAAGAAAATAACAGATACCGTTTGCTGAATGGTGTTCGTTATAGGTGACAAATGGAAAAGCAAAATATTTACCGTGTAGATCGTTTTGTGCTATCTTGTCCACAAAGTATGTTTTTTCTTCATTTGATAAAATTTTCTCTATCTGTGCAAAAAGTTCTTTTTCGCTTAAATGAATCTCTATAGGATGATTTATAGATGAATCAAACATAACCACTTTACCGTCTATACTGCTAAGACACACTACTCTTTCCAGAGCAAAAAGCTCATTCATAAGCATCAAGATGGTACCGATTTTTTCATAAAGAGTTGTTGTTGTAAAGGTTATCTGTTCAAAAATTTTCGAAAGAATTTCATTTGCTTTCGTAAGGCGCTGAACATTTTTGTAACCTGTAAAATGTAAATATATGCCTACTTCAAGTTTTCTTAATCTAGAGATAAGATACGGGATCATTTTTTTTGGTATCACTGAACCGTGTTGCGGAGCTATCATCTCAATATCTTTAGCTTCAATCATATCAAGCCCATGATTGACAATATCTCTACTGGGCATATAGTGAGTATGGAAAAGTTTCATCTGTTCATAATAGACTTTCGGGTCGTCGGCAAAAAGTTTGAAAGTATCTCTAAAAGCACCAAAAATATCGCTTGAGAATAGAGTTTTAGTCTCAATATCGTACGTACATATATTGCCTGCAAAATGCATGTAGGGAGTAAAAACAAACTCAAGCTCTCTATCTTTGGTTTTAAGCTTCCAGTTATTTTCGTCAACTTCGTAAAAATCAATACCCCAGTTATAATGTTTAAGCAGTGCAGCTGTTCGCCAGTGCGTTACAACAAAACGGTTTTCTGTTCCAATCTCTTTTAGTATATCTTCAATACAGGAGGCAATATCCGGATCTTGATGTTGACATATAATATATCTAAGATTTTCCAGCGGTATAACTTCAAGAATTTTTTTTCTTGTAGCTTCCCATGTAAGCTTTGAGCCTGGATCAATAAGAATAGAGTCTTTTCCGTTTTCAATAAGATAAACATGACACTGAAATGGATCATCAGGAATAACATACCCTACCCACCATATTTTGGGCGCAATTTCGATAGCATGCTCATAATTGTAAGCATTTTTGTCCATTGTAGTTTCCTGATGGGATTTATTTTTGGGTAAAATTATAATAACATAAAACTAATGAATTATAAAGTATTCTTTTACAAAAGGCAAAAGCCTATGAAACAGCTTTTGCCGCAAGAGTATTGATAGCTTTTGCAAAATCGCCTACATTTTTTATTTTCATTCCTTCTAACAGCCTTGCCTCATTGTAGATCACAGTAGCTACTTCACTAACTAAACTAAAATCGTTAGAAAGTACCATTTTGCCAAAAATTTCATGTTCAGGATTTATTTCTAAAACAGGTTTTGGCTCTTTTGCGTCAAACTGTCCCATCTGCCTCATCATCTGGTACATCTGAAATTCAGGGTCGTCTTTGTCAAAAACAAGCACTGCAGGAGACTCGGTGAGTCTGGAGGTGATCTTGACCTCTTTTACATCCTCTTTTAAAATCTCTTTTATTTTTTCCAAAAGATCTTTATATCTGCTCTCATCTATCTCTGATTTTTCAAAATCTTCGTCTACTTCAGTACTGGAGATGGACTTGAATGTTTTCTCTTTGTATTGAACCAAAGCAGGCATTACAAAACTATCTATCTCATCTTCGCAAAGAAGCACCTCAATATCTTCTTTTCTAAAGCGTTCCAATAAAGGAGAATCTTTCAGATTTTCTTCACCTACTAGATAATAGATACCTTTTTGGTCCTGCTTCATTCTTTCGACATATGTTTTGAGATCTATATATTCATCGCTCTTTGAGGTCTTAAACAGTAACAGTTCCAATAGAAGTTTTCTGTTTTCAAAATCTGCAATAAGCCCCTCTTTGATAACCCTGCCAAAAAGTTCCCAAAATTTGAGATACTTGTCTTTATCTTTTTCTTTAAGTTTTTTAAGTTCGTTCAAAATCTTTTTGGTAGAAGCCTTTTTGATTTTTGACAAAACAATATTTTGCTGTAATATCTCTCTGCTTACATTAAGCGGCAGGTCTTCTGCATCGATGATACCTCTGACAAACCTCAGATAAACAGGCAACAGCTCTTTATCGTCATCCATAATAAATACGTTTTTTACATAAAGTTTTACACCAGACTGATAATCTGCCCTGAACAGATCAAATGGCCTGCTCGAAGGAATATAAAACAGGGTTGTATACTCTATCGTACCTTCAGCTTTTGTATGAATCCAGTAAAGAGGGTCATTATCGTCGTGGGCAATAGTTTTGTAAAATTCTTTATATTCATCTTCGGTTATCTCATTTTTCGATAGCTTCCAAAGAGCGCTTGCTTTATTTATCTGTTCTGGCTCCTTCTGTGCAAGTTTCAAAAATATTTTATAAGGAATATGGTCTGAGTATTTTTTTACAACCTCTTTTATCTTCCAGTCACTCAAATACTCTTCATCCTCTTTTCTGATATAAAGAATCACATCGGTTCCCTGTGTATCTCTGGTGGCTTCATCTATCTCATATTCATTTCCGGCTTCGCTTCTCCAAATCCAGGCTTTTTTGTCACCGGCTTTTTTGCTAATCACCTCTATCCTGTCAGCTACCATAAATGCACTGTAAAATCCTACTCCAAACTGTCCTATAAGCTGAGCATCTTTGTTCGCATCACCGCTCAAACTCTCCAGAAACTCTTTTGTTCCGCTTTTTGCAATAGTTCCCAGATTTTCTACCAAATCAACATCATCCATACCGATACCGTTGTCACTGATAATTAGCCGCTTTTCAACTTCATCAATAGTAATAGTGATTTTTGGATCAAAAGAGATGTTTTTGAATTTTTCATCAGTGAGTGTGAGCAGGTGAAGTTTATCCAGTGCATCACTAGCATTGGATATGAGTTCTCTTAAAAAAATCTCTTTGTGCGAATAGAGCGAATGGATCATAAGTTGCAAAAGTTTGCTGACTTCAGCTTCGAAATGGTGTTTTGCCACTTTTGACCTCCTCGTTTTTTTTATTGAAATTTTACCAAATTGAATAGTTCTATTCAAGAAAGTTTAGTGAAGATATATAAAATTTAAAGGTTGCTTTCAATATATAGGCTTTT contains:
- a CDS encoding DnaJ C-terminal domain-containing protein, with amino-acid sequence MSKSLYETLGISPDASADEIKKAYRKLARKYHPDINKDPDAEEKFKEINAAYEILSDPEKRKQYDQYGDAMFGGQNFHDFAQQQFHQNVDLDEILRNIFGGGFRFESGRGGGFGGFGGFGFEEYAMPDLDIHAKITIPFNTAVLGGTHSITINGETFDIRIPPGVKTGETLRIRGKGKSYNGKRGDLLLKVEVAPSPEYERVGYNLYKDIDIPLKTAMFGGKVKVQTLEKEITLKVPQNTKCGQKFRVKGLGVLNRKTGIKGDLYLRANIILPKVEELDPELRKMMEERLPGGE
- a CDS encoding diguanylate cyclase; translated protein: MDKNAYNYEHAIEIAPKIWWVGYVIPDDPFQCHVYLIENGKDSILIDPGSKLTWEATRKKILEVIPLENLRYIICQHQDPDIASCIEDILKEIGTENRFVVTHWRTAALLKHYNWGIDFYEVDENNWKLKTKDRELEFVFTPYMHFAGNICTYDIETKTLFSSDIFGAFRDTFKLFADDPKVYYEQMKLFHTHYMPSRDIVNHGLDMIEAKDIEMIAPQHGSVIPKKMIPYLISRLRKLEVGIYLHFTGYKNVQRLTKANEILSKIFEQITFTTTTLYEKIGTILMLMNELFALERVVCLSSIDGKVVMFDSSINHPIEIHLSEKELFAQIEKILSNEEKTYFVDKIAQNDLHGKYFAFPFVTYNEHHSANGICYFLFAEDEIIDTEDIEILKNFRKLFSIMLMKEIGYYRMQKERNELLHKTITDGLTGLYNRYYLDEIAQKEFNKAKRHGYPLSAVMLDLDHFKDINDIYGHDVGDIILKDFARLLHSNLRESDFLFRYGGEEFLILMPFTSKKDAYLVVERIRNTLKQKNGVEVTNQNIVYSFSAGIAQYEKEKNVKELIRKSDELMYIAKKTGRDRSSLQ
- the murA gene encoding UDP-N-acetylglucosamine 1-carboxyvinyltransferase, yielding MDYLEIEGGRKLKGSVKISGAKNAALPLIASTILAKNRVSMTNIPNVADIRTLLQLLKILGAQFELNNSDLNIDTSGVSSTTAIYDIVRTMRASILVLGPLLSRFGHCEVSLPGGCAIGQRPIDLHLKALEQMGANIEIKNGYVIAKAKNGLRGAHIIFDKITVTGTENVIMAAALAKGKTTIVNAAKEPEVVQLCEVLKSAGVEIEGIGSDEIAVVGSERELLEFKPVDVIPDRIEAGTYLCAGAITNSEITVENVIESHLDAVITKLNQMGFETETKNRSITIKPAAKIYPVEIVTSEYPGFPTDMQAQFLALALKAEGTSIIEERLFENRFMHVSELMRFGAVIHLKGNIATVNGPAKLYGADVMATDLRASSALVLAGLTAKGKTKVHRIYHLDRGYSKLEEKLNALGASIKRLKE
- a CDS encoding heat shock protein transcriptional repressor HspR, whose amino-acid sequence is MHGYDEPVFLISVVAKVLKIHPQTLRQYEREGLVKPSRTEGKMRLYSQRDIDRIKMILRLTRELGVNLAGVDIILRLKEQMEEMEREIEELKDELANYQAANGQIPKNRSMVKKRDSYEIIIFEE
- a CDS encoding gamma-glutamylcyclotransferase family protein; its protein translation is MQKSEYIFVYGTLKSEYKNYYAKKLRSFAKFVTKGSIKGKIVQISWYPGLLPSVYQKDKVVGEIYKIEKAKKLLKLLDKYEEASKYNIRKYEYRRVKARVLGFNGKVYSSWVYFYNKPL
- the htpG gene encoding molecular chaperone HtpG; amino-acid sequence: MAKHHFEAEVSKLLQLMIHSLYSHKEIFLRELISNASDALDKLHLLTLTDEKFKNISFDPKITITIDEVEKRLIISDNGIGMDDVDLVENLGTIAKSGTKEFLESLSGDANKDAQLIGQFGVGFYSAFMVADRIEVISKKAGDKKAWIWRSEAGNEYEIDEATRDTQGTDVILYIRKEDEEYLSDWKIKEVVKKYSDHIPYKIFLKLAQKEPEQINKASALWKLSKNEITEDEYKEFYKTIAHDDNDPLYWIHTKAEGTIEYTTLFYIPSSRPFDLFRADYQSGVKLYVKNVFIMDDDKELLPVYLRFVRGIIDAEDLPLNVSREILQQNIVLSKIKKASTKKILNELKKLKEKDKDKYLKFWELFGRVIKEGLIADFENRKLLLELLLFKTSKSDEYIDLKTYVERMKQDQKGIYYLVGEENLKDSPLLERFRKEDIEVLLCEDEIDSFVMPALVQYKEKTFKSISSTEVDEDFEKSEIDESRYKDLLEKIKEILKEDVKEVKITSRLTESPAVLVFDKDDPEFQMYQMMRQMGQFDAKEPKPVLEINPEHEIFGKMVLSNDFSLVSEVATVIYNEARLLEGMKIKNVGDFAKAINTLAAKAVS